A region of Pyxidicoccus parkwaysis DNA encodes the following proteins:
- a CDS encoding NAD-dependent epimerase/dehydratase family protein — MKVILFGATGMVGQGVLRECLLAPDVEEVLAVGRRATGQQHEKLRELVHENLSDYSSVEDRLTGYDACFFCLGVSSAGMSEADYRRVTYDLALAAARTLVKLNPGMTFVFVSGSGTDSTGKSRSMWARVKGETENALLQLPFKAAYMFRPAYIHPMHGVTSRTRLYRAGYAVMGPLYPVLKALIPKYVTTSEQVGRAMLHVVRHGAPKRVLENADIDALEATGP, encoded by the coding sequence ATGAAAGTCATTCTCTTCGGAGCGACGGGCATGGTGGGTCAGGGCGTCCTGCGCGAGTGTCTGCTCGCCCCGGACGTGGAGGAGGTCCTCGCCGTCGGGCGCAGGGCGACGGGCCAGCAGCACGAGAAGCTGCGTGAGCTCGTGCACGAGAACCTCTCGGACTACTCCTCCGTGGAGGACCGGCTCACGGGCTACGACGCCTGCTTCTTCTGCCTCGGTGTTTCCTCCGCGGGCATGTCGGAAGCGGACTACCGGCGCGTGACGTATGACCTGGCGCTGGCGGCGGCTCGCACGCTCGTGAAGCTCAACCCCGGGATGACGTTCGTCTTCGTCTCCGGCTCGGGGACGGACAGCACGGGGAAGAGCCGCTCCATGTGGGCCCGGGTGAAGGGAGAGACCGAGAACGCGCTGCTCCAACTGCCCTTCAAGGCCGCGTACATGTTCCGTCCCGCGTACATCCACCCGATGCACGGGGTGACGTCGCGGACGCGCTTGTACCGGGCGGGCTACGCCGTCATGGGGCCGCTGTACCCCGTCCTGAAGGCGCTCATCCCCAAGTACGTCACCACGAGCGAGCAGGTGGGGCGAGCGATGCTCCACGTCGTCCGGCACGGGGCTCCGAAGCGCGTGCTGGAGAACGCGGACATCGACGCGCTGGAGGCCACCGGGCCTTGA